In Wenzhouxiangella sp. XN201, the sequence CGTCGATCTCGACGCCAACGGCGGCACCCTGGTCGATCTGCGTTTGAAGGACTACCCGGTCAGCGTCGATCAGCCCAATCGGCCTTTCGTCCTGCTGGTCGAGGACCTGCCACAGTTGTTCGTCGCCCAGGCCGGACTGGTCAGCGCAGATCAGCCGGCGCCGAATCACCGAAGTCGCTGGGAGTTCGAGCGCGATTCCTACGAGCTGCAGCCCGGTGAGGACCGGCTCGAGGTGCCGCTTACATGGACGCACGAATCCGGTCTCGAAGTCGTCGCCACCTGGATCTTCTATCGTGACGATTACGTCATCGACCTGGAAATCGAGGTCATCAACGATGCCACCACAGACTGGCAGGGTGCCCGATATGTCCAGCTCCAGCGAACCCGGCCGGACTTCAGCGATGCCGGCTGGGCGTTCACCAATCCCGAGCAGTTCAGCTACAACGGCACGGCCGTTTATTCCCCCGAAGATGCCCTGACCAAGATCGGTTGGGACGATATCGCCGAAAAGCCTTTCCAGGCCACCCTGAGTGGCGGCTGGGCGGCAATGATCCAGCATTATTTCCTGGCTGCCTGGATTCCACCCGAAGACCAGCGCCATCGCTATACCACGCGCCACGTCGAAAGCAACGTACTTCCGCAGTATGTGCTGGCCGCCACCTCACCGCAGGTGACGGTGCCTGGCGGCGACCGCCATGCATTCACGGCCCGCCTGTATGCCGGTCCCAAACTGCAGAATCGTCTTGACGAGGTCGCGCCGGGCCTGCGCCTTACGGTCGACTATCGGTTTTTCACCATCCTCTCGCGGCCGCTGTTCTGGGTGCTGGACAAGATCCATACCCTGATCAACCACTGGGGCTGGTCGATCGTCGTGCTGACCCTGCTGATCAAGCTGATCTTCTACAAGCTCACCGAAGCCCAGTTCCGCTCGATGGGCAAGCTGAGGAAACTGCAGCCGCGCATTCAGCAACTCAAGGAACGCTATGGCGACGACCGGCAGAAGTTCGGTCAGGCCATGATGGAGATCTACAAGAAGGAAAAGGTCAACCCGCTTGGTGGTTGCCTGCCGATCCTGGTCCAGATTCCGATCTTCATCTCGCTCTACTGGGTATTACTGGAGTCGGTCGAACTGCGACAGACCGCGTTCCTGTGGGTACCCGATCTGAGCCAGCCGGACCCGTACTTCATCCTGCCGATTCTCAACGGCATCTTCATGATCATCACCCAGCGCCTGATGCCGGCCGCCGGCATGGACCCGATGCAGCGCAAGATCATGCAAGGCCTGCCGATCGTCTTCGCTTTCCTGTTCGCACTGTTCCCGGCCGGGTTGGTGCTGTATTGGGCGACCAACGCCGGTGTTTCGCTGGCGCAGCAGTGGTATATCCTGCAGCGGCTCGATAAGGAAGAGGAACGCAAGAAGCGCTGAGGCCTTCTTGCGTTCGTCGCGCGATTCGTCT encodes:
- the yidC gene encoding membrane protein insertase YidC gives rise to the protein MNTRSFLLLLVGLLAFMVYLEWQKDYAPPPRPAQESAGQSADSADPSASEAPSAPADLPDVPDFADDSSSDAAEDVPATQPEIRASRRISVSTDVLTVDLDANGGTLVDLRLKDYPVSVDQPNRPFVLLVEDLPQLFVAQAGLVSADQPAPNHRSRWEFERDSYELQPGEDRLEVPLTWTHESGLEVVATWIFYRDDYVIDLEIEVINDATTDWQGARYVQLQRTRPDFSDAGWAFTNPEQFSYNGTAVYSPEDALTKIGWDDIAEKPFQATLSGGWAAMIQHYFLAAWIPPEDQRHRYTTRHVESNVLPQYVLAATSPQVTVPGGDRHAFTARLYAGPKLQNRLDEVAPGLRLTVDYRFFTILSRPLFWVLDKIHTLINHWGWSIVVLTLLIKLIFYKLTEAQFRSMGKLRKLQPRIQQLKERYGDDRQKFGQAMMEIYKKEKVNPLGGCLPILVQIPIFISLYWVLLESVELRQTAFLWVPDLSQPDPYFILPILNGIFMIITQRLMPAAGMDPMQRKIMQGLPIVFAFLFALFPAGLVLYWATNAGVSLAQQWYILQRLDKEEERKKR